A genomic segment from Microbacterium sp. SORGH_AS_0428 encodes:
- the lpdA gene encoding dihydrolipoyl dehydrogenase has protein sequence MTARSTDVAIIGGGSGGYAAALRAAELGKKVVIIEADKVGGTCLHRGCVPTKALLHVGETADAVREGPSLGVKATLDAIDVPAMHAFRSELVAKKYKGLQGLLSARGVEILTGRGRIASPGVVEVGGETIAATDIVVATGARTRTVGIELGGRILSSETALELDEIPSQVIVLGGGVIGVEFASLWRSLGAEVTVVEAADSLVPAEDEILRQQLARAFRRRGIQTRLGSPFAAVTQDAQQVSVELADGTVLTGDYLLVAVGREPAADGIGLEAVGAVLDRGFVVVDERLRTAVPGIWAVGDIVAGPQLAHRGFQHGIAVAERIAGQDPTIVPDELVPRVVYSSPELASVGITRQAAEERYGSDGIRVVDYNLAGNARTEILGGGGVARVIRRVDGPVVGVHLAGPRVGELITEAQLVIGWDAHPEDVVPFIHAHPTQSEALSEAFLALAGKPLHTL, from the coding sequence GTGACCGCCCGCAGCACTGACGTCGCCATCATCGGCGGCGGGAGCGGGGGCTACGCGGCCGCTCTGCGCGCCGCGGAGCTGGGCAAGAAGGTCGTCATCATCGAAGCCGACAAGGTCGGCGGCACGTGCCTGCACCGAGGATGCGTCCCCACCAAGGCGCTCCTGCACGTGGGCGAGACGGCGGATGCGGTCCGTGAAGGACCGTCGTTGGGTGTGAAGGCCACGCTCGACGCGATCGATGTGCCCGCGATGCACGCGTTCCGCAGTGAGCTGGTCGCGAAGAAGTACAAGGGCCTGCAGGGCCTGCTGTCCGCGCGCGGCGTGGAGATCCTGACCGGCCGCGGCCGGATCGCCTCCCCCGGCGTCGTCGAGGTGGGCGGCGAGACGATCGCGGCTACCGACATCGTCGTCGCCACCGGCGCTCGCACCCGCACCGTGGGCATCGAGCTCGGTGGCCGCATCCTCTCCAGCGAGACGGCGCTCGAGCTCGACGAGATCCCGTCGCAGGTGATCGTGCTGGGCGGTGGAGTCATCGGCGTCGAGTTCGCCAGTCTGTGGCGCTCCCTCGGAGCCGAGGTCACGGTCGTCGAGGCCGCCGACAGCCTCGTCCCGGCGGAGGACGAGATCCTGCGACAGCAGCTCGCCCGCGCGTTCCGCCGTCGCGGCATCCAGACCCGGCTCGGATCGCCCTTCGCGGCCGTGACGCAGGATGCGCAGCAGGTGAGTGTCGAACTGGCGGACGGAACGGTCCTCACCGGCGACTACCTGCTGGTGGCCGTGGGGCGTGAACCCGCCGCGGACGGCATCGGTCTCGAAGCCGTCGGGGCCGTCCTCGATCGCGGCTTCGTCGTCGTCGACGAGCGGTTGCGCACGGCCGTCCCGGGAATCTGGGCGGTCGGCGACATCGTCGCAGGCCCGCAGCTCGCGCACCGCGGGTTCCAGCACGGCATCGCCGTGGCGGAGCGCATCGCGGGCCAGGACCCCACGATCGTCCCGGACGAGCTCGTGCCGCGCGTGGTGTACAGCTCGCCCGAGCTCGCGTCGGTCGGCATCACGCGCCAGGCGGCCGAGGAGCGTTACGGCAGCGACGGCATCCGCGTCGTCGACTACAACCTTGCGGGCAACGCGCGCACCGAGATCCTGGGCGGCGGCGGTGTCGCGCGGGTCATCCGACGCGTCGACGGCCCCGTGGTGGGCGTCCATCTCGCAGGTCCGCGAGTGGGCGAGCTGATCACCGAGGCGCAGCTGGTGATCGGCTGGGACGCACACCCCGAGGATGTCGTCCCCTTCATCCACGCCCACCCCACTCAGAGCGAGGCGCTGTCCGAAGCGTTCCTGGCTCTGGCAGGCAAGCCCCTGCACACGCTATGA
- a CDS encoding leucyl aminopeptidase translates to MPFPDLHFTPAPLTDSTADALLLALPPLDDAFYEEGLGQAMRDTLEAVGFTGAAGAVQRVVLPGVAGLPSVPLAVVGTGASPDGGALRFAAGAGVRTLAGFTSLSLAAPSVTGGARELAEGAGLGGYRFAGYKSSTGKTRAESVTVHGDGSEADLAAARATASAAAVVKDLVSTPAEWLGPADLADQAVELVADLPITVEVYDEVRLRDEGFGGILGVGQGSDRPPRLVRLDYSPADAKRHIALVGKGITFDTGGLSLKPAASMVGMKYDMCGAATVLAVVRAAAQLAADARVTAWLCIADNMPSGRATRPGDVLRMADGTTVEVLNTDAEGRLVLGDGLVAASRENPDLIVDVATLTGAITVALGNRLTGVMGSDDAVAEYLASAERVSELSWRLPLPAHMEEELDSPIADMVNAKIGDPAAGSLFAGLFLQRFVGRTDGPDSPRIPWVHLDIAGVGMNKGAGYGFTDKGPTAATVRSLIDLVTGSSR, encoded by the coding sequence ATGCCGTTCCCGGATCTGCACTTCACCCCGGCCCCTCTCACCGACAGCACCGCGGACGCGCTGCTGCTGGCGCTGCCTCCCCTCGACGATGCGTTCTACGAGGAGGGACTCGGCCAGGCGATGCGCGACACCCTCGAAGCAGTCGGCTTCACCGGCGCCGCCGGGGCCGTGCAGCGCGTGGTCCTCCCCGGGGTCGCGGGGCTTCCCTCCGTCCCCCTCGCCGTCGTCGGCACCGGGGCTTCCCCCGACGGCGGGGCGCTGCGCTTCGCCGCAGGCGCGGGCGTCCGCACGCTCGCCGGCTTCACCTCGCTGTCGCTCGCCGCACCGTCCGTGACGGGCGGAGCACGCGAGCTCGCGGAGGGTGCGGGCCTGGGCGGCTATCGCTTCGCGGGCTACAAGAGCTCGACGGGCAAGACCCGCGCCGAGTCGGTCACCGTGCACGGCGACGGTTCCGAGGCCGACCTGGCCGCCGCGCGGGCCACCGCATCCGCCGCCGCCGTGGTCAAGGACCTCGTGTCCACGCCCGCCGAGTGGCTCGGTCCGGCGGACCTGGCGGACCAGGCCGTCGAGCTGGTGGCCGACCTCCCGATCACTGTCGAGGTGTATGACGAGGTGCGTCTTCGTGACGAGGGCTTCGGCGGGATCCTCGGCGTGGGGCAGGGCTCGGACCGTCCGCCGCGACTCGTCCGCCTCGATTACTCCCCCGCCGACGCCAAACGGCACATCGCGCTCGTCGGCAAGGGCATCACCTTCGACACCGGCGGCCTCTCGCTCAAGCCGGCAGCCTCCATGGTCGGCATGAAGTACGACATGTGCGGTGCCGCGACCGTCCTCGCCGTCGTCCGCGCGGCAGCCCAGCTCGCCGCAGATGCCCGCGTGACGGCGTGGCTCTGCATCGCCGACAACATGCCGTCCGGCCGCGCGACCCGGCCGGGCGACGTCCTGCGCATGGCGGATGGAACAACGGTCGAAGTGCTCAACACGGATGCGGAGGGGCGCCTCGTCCTGGGCGACGGCCTCGTCGCGGCCAGCCGTGAGAACCCCGATCTGATCGTCGATGTCGCCACCCTCACGGGTGCCATCACCGTCGCGCTCGGCAATCGCCTCACGGGCGTCATGGGTTCGGACGACGCCGTCGCCGAGTACCTCGCGTCGGCCGAGCGGGTCTCCGAGCTGTCGTGGCGCCTGCCCCTCCCGGCGCACATGGAGGAGGAGCTCGACTCCCCGATCGCCGACATGGTCAACGCGAAGATCGGCGACCCCGCGGCAGGCTCCCTGTTCGCCGGTCTCTTCCTGCAGCGATTCGTCGGCCGCACCGACGGCCCCGACTCGCCGCGCATCCCCTGGGTGCACCTCGACATCGCGGGCGTCGGGATGAACAAGGGCGCCGGCTACGGCTTCACCGACAAGGGCCCCACCGCCGCCACCGTTCGCAGCCTCATCGACCTCGTCACCGGATCCTCGCGGTGA
- a CDS encoding DUF4191 domain-containing protein, whose amino-acid sequence MAARDSAPEKRPGFFSQLKTLYRYTKDAYSWLPYALIGIVLLGIALGAGVGFLIPPFAVWSVILWGITGLFAGILGSLILTTRLSTTAMYKQIDGMPGAAGRVMSVSLGRRWQASEMPVGINPRTQEAVYRAVGRGGIVLVGEGARGRLTRLVADERSKAQRVASGVPVTVFYVGHGDDEVPIAKLASTIKALPKKIDRTTMAAVIKRIDSVSQSLTSLPIPKGVDPNRVRAQRPR is encoded by the coding sequence ATGGCAGCCCGCGATTCCGCACCCGAGAAGCGCCCCGGATTCTTCTCGCAGTTGAAGACCCTGTACCGCTACACCAAGGACGCGTACTCCTGGCTGCCCTACGCCCTCATCGGCATCGTGCTGCTCGGCATCGCCCTCGGCGCGGGCGTCGGCTTCCTCATCCCGCCGTTCGCCGTCTGGAGCGTCATCCTCTGGGGCATCACGGGCCTGTTCGCCGGCATCCTGGGCTCGCTCATCCTGACGACCCGACTGTCGACCACCGCGATGTACAAGCAGATCGACGGCATGCCGGGAGCGGCAGGCCGCGTGATGTCGGTGTCGCTCGGCCGCCGCTGGCAGGCCAGCGAGATGCCCGTCGGCATCAACCCCCGCACACAGGAGGCCGTCTACCGCGCCGTCGGCCGCGGCGGCATCGTCCTCGTGGGCGAGGGCGCGCGCGGTCGTCTGACGCGTCTCGTCGCGGACGAGCGCTCCAAGGCGCAGCGGGTGGCCTCCGGCGTGCCCGTGACCGTGTTCTATGTGGGCCACGGCGACGACGAGGTTCCGATCGCGAAGCTCGCGAGCACGATCAAGGCTCTGCCGAAGAAGATCGACCGCACCACGATGGCCGCCGTCATCAAGCGGATCGACTCGGTGTCGCAGTCGCTCACATCGCTGCCGATCCCGAAGGGCGTCGACCCCAACCGCGTGCGGGCTCAGCGCCCGCGTTGA